In one Lolium rigidum isolate FL_2022 chromosome 3, APGP_CSIRO_Lrig_0.1, whole genome shotgun sequence genomic region, the following are encoded:
- the LOC124695112 gene encoding NAC domain-containing protein 105-like, translating to MDSMESCVPPGFRFHPTDEELVGYYLRKKVASQKIDLDVIRDIDLYRIEPWDLTEHCGIGYEEQNDWYFFSFKDRKYPTGTRTNRATMAGFWKATGRDKAVHERSRLIGMRKTLVFYKGRAPNGQKTDWIMHEYRLETDENAPPQEEGWVVCRAFKKRTAYPNRGMVERWDANYSYHEGNAMGGAAAAFVNPNMTVQMGRSARFKEEAEQMDGAAALLRYTSNHLVELPQLESPSAPLPRKKASAEQEEEEDAVDAGRRRRPGKTARVDNETTTDWRALDKFVASQLSPAECGALEGNPASSTAAAVCASSQAQLDHHDDDDMAALLFLNSDGRDEMERWTGLLSSAGTGVDGDLGICVFDK from the exons TCGACCTCGACGTCATCCGCGACATCGATCTCTACCGCATCGAGCCATGGGATCTCACAG AACATTGTGGGATCGGGTATGAGGAGCAGAACGATTGGTACTTCTTCAGCTTCAAGGACCGCAAGTACCCGACGGGGACGAGGACGAACAGGGCCACCATGGCCGGGTTCTGGAAGGCGACGGGAAGGGACAAGGCAGTGCACGAGAGGAGCAGGCTCATCGGCATGAGAAAGACGCTTGTCTTCTACAAGGGCAGGGCTCCCAATGGACAGAAGACCGACTGGATCATGCACGAGTACCGCCTCGAGACAGACGAGAACGCGCCGCCGCAG GAAGAAGGATGGGTGGTGTGCAGGGCGTTCAAGAAGAGGACGGCCTACCCAAACCGGGGCATGGTGGAGAGATGGGACGCCAACTACTCCTACCACGAGGGCAATGCCATGGGTGGCGCGGCCGCGGCGTTCGTCAACCCCAATATGACGGTGCAGATGGGCAGGAGCGCGCGCttcaaggaggaggcggagcagatggacggcgccgccgccctcctgcgGTACACCTCCAACCACCTCGTCGAGCTGCCGCAGCTCGAGAGCCCGTCCGCGCCGCTCCCGCGGAAGAAGGCCTCGgccgagcaggaggaggaggaagacgccgtCGACGCTGGCCGCAGGCGGCGACCCGGAAAGACCGCCCGGGTCGACAATGAGACCACCACGGACTGGAGGGCGCTGGACAAGTTCGTCGCGTCGCAGCTAAGCCCTGCGGAGTGCGGAGCTCTGGAGGGAAATCCAGCGTCGTCTACCGCGGCGGCAGTCTGTGCGAGCTCACAGGCGCAGCTGGATCACCATGACGACGATGACATGGCCGCATTGTTGTTTCTCAACAGCGACGGCAGGGATGAAATGGAGAGGTGGACCGGGTTGTTGAGCTCGGCCGGCACCGGCGTTGACGGCGACCTCGGGATCTGCGTGTTTGATAAATGA